A window of the Cystobacter fuscus genome harbors these coding sequences:
- a CDS encoding DNA-3-methyladenine glycosylase family protein: MPASSRAAPASDSVPSSDSLLPEGFTPAARRALAKADPLLGTLMKQVGPLRLEVEALRDPFVALARSIAYQQLTGKAAATIFARVCERVGEGARFTPEAVLAVPVEDLRAAGLSGAKAAAMRDLALKAREGEVPTLTRARRMSDAALVEHLTKVRGIGQWTVEMMLIFRLGRPDVLPVDDYGVRKGFMRTYGLAEMPRARELLAHGERWRPWRSVASWYMWRALELPKAPAP, from the coding sequence ATGCCCGCCTCTTCCCGCGCCGCTCCCGCGAGCGACTCCGTGCCCTCGTCCGACAGCCTCCTGCCCGAGGGCTTCACGCCCGCCGCCCGCCGCGCCCTGGCCAAGGCGGATCCCCTCCTCGGCACGTTGATGAAGCAGGTGGGGCCGTTGCGGCTGGAGGTGGAGGCGCTGCGCGACCCCTTCGTGGCGCTGGCGCGCTCCATCGCCTACCAGCAGCTCACGGGCAAGGCGGCGGCCACCATCTTCGCCCGGGTGTGCGAGCGCGTGGGCGAGGGCGCGCGCTTCACGCCGGAGGCGGTGCTGGCCGTGCCGGTGGAGGACTTGCGCGCGGCGGGACTGTCCGGGGCGAAGGCGGCGGCGATGAGGGATCTGGCGCTCAAGGCCCGGGAAGGGGAGGTGCCCACGCTGACGAGGGCCCGGCGCATGAGCGATGCGGCGCTGGTGGAGCACCTGACGAAGGTGCGGGGCATCGGGCAGTGGACGGTGGAGATGATGCTCATCTTCCGGCTGGGCCGGCCGGACGTGCTGCCCGTGGATGACTACGGGGTGCGCAAGGGCTTCATGCGCACCTATGGGCTGGCGGAGATGCCCCGGGCCCGGGAGCTGCTGGCCCATGGGGAGCGCTGGAGGCCGTGGCGCTCGGTGGCGAGCTGGTACATGTGGCGGGCGCTCGAACTGCCGAAGGCCCCAGCCCCCTGA
- a CDS encoding FAD-dependent oxidoreductase — MVDEREHQSLWTVSAPARRYPPLPGDLEVDVVVVGGGIAGLTTAWLLKQEGKRVAVVEMHRILTGQTGQTTAHLTELLDVSYDTLASDFGEKGARLAAESTRASIEKISSLVERLGIACDFQRLPGYRYAETEDEARQLECEASAARRAGLLCSLTRDVPLPYPVMLALRVEDQAQLHPRAYLQALAERIVGEGSHVFEETQVTDIHEGVPCRVQTTRGVLLCQEVVEATTTPLNRVLLHTKLMPYRTYALAARLEAPLAPGLYYDSKEPYHYIRTQRLDGADYVIVGGEDHKVGAEEDTARRYLALEEYLRQHFSASRVEYRWSGQVIEPVDGLAYIGRNGGSRHVWVATGFSGTGMTFGTLAGMILSDLILGRDNRYASLYDATRVKPIAGARDFVHENADVAFHFVADRLARPDTHDLSEVPPGEGRIVEVEGRKVAVYRETSGGVHALSPVCTHLGCHVHWNNAERSWDCPCHGGRFSPTGEVLNGPPVKGLASKKIR, encoded by the coding sequence ATGGTCGATGAGCGCGAGCATCAATCCTTGTGGACGGTGTCGGCCCCGGCGCGGCGGTACCCCCCGCTGCCGGGGGATCTCGAGGTCGACGTGGTGGTGGTGGGAGGGGGCATCGCGGGGCTCACCACGGCCTGGCTGCTCAAGCAGGAGGGCAAGCGGGTCGCCGTGGTGGAGATGCACCGCATCCTGACGGGGCAGACAGGGCAGACGACGGCGCACCTCACGGAGCTGCTGGACGTCTCCTATGACACGTTGGCATCGGACTTCGGGGAGAAGGGGGCTCGGCTGGCGGCCGAGTCCACGCGCGCCTCCATCGAGAAGATCTCCAGTCTGGTGGAGCGGCTGGGCATCGCGTGTGATTTCCAGCGGCTGCCCGGCTACCGCTACGCGGAAACGGAGGACGAGGCGCGGCAGCTCGAGTGCGAGGCCTCCGCGGCCCGGCGGGCGGGGTTGCTGTGCTCGCTGACCCGGGACGTGCCGCTGCCCTATCCGGTGATGCTGGCGCTGCGGGTGGAGGACCAGGCTCAGTTGCACCCCCGCGCGTACCTCCAGGCGCTCGCGGAGCGGATCGTCGGGGAGGGCAGCCACGTCTTCGAGGAGACGCAGGTCACCGACATCCACGAAGGGGTGCCCTGCCGGGTGCAGACCACGCGCGGGGTGCTCCTGTGCCAGGAGGTGGTGGAGGCCACGACCACGCCCCTCAACCGCGTCCTGCTGCACACCAAGCTCATGCCCTACCGCACCTATGCGCTGGCGGCGCGGCTCGAGGCCCCCCTGGCGCCGGGGCTCTATTACGACAGCAAGGAGCCCTACCATTACATCCGCACCCAGCGTCTGGACGGCGCGGACTACGTCATCGTGGGAGGCGAGGACCACAAGGTGGGCGCCGAGGAGGACACGGCCCGCCGCTACCTGGCCCTGGAGGAGTACCTGCGGCAGCACTTCTCGGCGTCACGGGTGGAGTACCGCTGGTCGGGCCAGGTCATCGAGCCGGTGGACGGGCTCGCGTACATCGGCCGCAACGGCGGCTCGCGTCACGTGTGGGTGGCCACGGGCTTCTCGGGGACGGGCATGACGTTCGGGACACTGGCGGGGATGATCCTCTCGGATTTGATCCTCGGCCGGGACAACCGCTACGCCTCGCTCTATGACGCCACGCGGGTGAAGCCGATCGCGGGGGCACGGGACTTCGTCCACGAGAACGCGGACGTGGCGTTCCACTTCGTGGCGGATCGGCTGGCGAGGCCGGACACGCATGACCTGTCCGAGGTGCCGCCCGGCGAGGGCCGCATCGTGGAGGTGGAGGGCCGCAAGGTGGCCGTCTACCGGGAGACGTCCGGCGGCGTCCACGCGCTCAGCCCGGTGTGCACGCACCTGGGATGCCACGTGCACTGGAACAACGCCGAGCGCTCGTGGGACTGCCCGTGCCATGGCGGCCGCTTCAGCCCGACGGGCGAGGTGCTCAATGGCCCTCCGGTGAAGGGACTCGCGTCGAAGAAGATCCGCTGA
- a CDS encoding MXAN_6652 family MXYO-CTERM-anchored protein — protein MRASLGTLGVISACLISTSALANSAGITGQSGKDGATCSTCHYGGAAAPVVEISGPTTLEPNATGQYTLIIKGGPANVGGMNVAVDNAAAVLQAGEGSKKLGSELTHNGAKSFTNGELRFAFSLVAPASGTVKIFAAGNSANNNYDSSGDRAAATTQTVTISGGTGTPTEPDEDKGGCSATGGSPMLAFALAAATLTRLRRRRA, from the coding sequence ATGCGCGCTTCTCTCGGTACCCTGGGTGTGATCTCCGCTTGCCTGATCTCGACGTCGGCCCTCGCCAACAGCGCGGGCATCACCGGCCAATCGGGCAAGGATGGAGCGACGTGCAGCACCTGCCACTATGGCGGCGCCGCCGCCCCCGTGGTCGAGATCTCCGGGCCCACGACGCTCGAACCCAACGCCACGGGCCAGTACACGCTCATCATCAAGGGTGGCCCCGCGAACGTGGGCGGCATGAACGTCGCCGTGGACAACGCGGCGGCGGTCCTCCAGGCGGGAGAGGGGAGCAAGAAGCTGGGCAGTGAGCTCACCCACAACGGGGCCAAGTCCTTCACCAATGGCGAGCTGCGCTTCGCCTTCTCGCTGGTCGCCCCCGCCAGTGGCACCGTGAAGATCTTCGCGGCGGGCAACTCGGCCAACAACAACTACGACAGCTCGGGGGACCGCGCCGCGGCCACGACCCAGACCGTGACGATCTCCGGGGGAACGGGGACCCCCACCGAGCCGGACGAGGACAAGGGCGGCTGCTCGGCCACGGGCGGCTCGCCCATGCTCGCCTTCGCGCTCGCGGCGGCCACGCTGACGCGCCTGCGTCGCCGTCGGGCCTAG